The stretch of DNA acttctggTGACCTTTTGACCTCTTTAGGTGCACAGGCTTGAAGATAGAAAGACAAACCTAAGGGCTGTATGTGAACCTGCAGCAAATTTCTTGCTCCTCTTGTactgtgattatttttcagttggTGTAAAAGACAAACTTAAAATCCCTCCCAAAATCCAACCTCCAGAAACCTCAAGCTTCTACTAATTTAAAATCAAGCAGGTCTTGCGTTGAAAACTTGCAGCTTTTGTAACTTTGCAGCCAGATGAGCAGTGAAaaagctctgccctgtgctgagctggatTCTGGGCTGCtgggccctgctgcagcagatccATGTGCTGGattgtcctagtttagggcaaaattgggagaaaaactccaaatgggggttcccctggaaaaaacaaaattcaaatgacCCCTCCCCACAACTGGTccgggggaaaaaaaaaattctttggagagaagtgggaaaagctgtttatttaacagaaattgaataatattaaataataaaacctttcACTGTTCAATGGGATaaaatccaggaagaaaagtccttctcatgtggtgtagctcggctcactcaggttcttatcagtcctttcggtgctggaaagtgccgaggcccaggccctggtgggtcacaggtgtgagctcccggggtttggctgggtgtttttcagtccaaagcaggcttgcacagatccaggaaaaaaggaaaaaaaggtccagggaactcctgTGCCTCAGCTAGATAAAACTAACTAGAAGCtagagagaagctctgtcccgctgtctgtccatgctgcagacaccacagtccaggagtgggatgtgtgggagtgatgttttcctttcaacacaaactgcagcttcttcttcccccccttcgctctcagagccagttttaaaggtgcagaacttaatatgtaacataaaccaggTAATtgggataccagtatcataaaatCACCCCAGGACATGCATtcaccagcctggctgtggaAAACACTTCCCACAAGCTCAGGGGACATTAGCTCAACTGCAGCACTACATGGCACAAGGTTGTTTTGTGCATGGACCACTTGGGCATCTGTTTCACAGCCATACAAGATGCTCAGAaatagaggaagaaagaaatggtggggaaatggaagaaagaggGATTTCTACATTAGTGAGAGGAAGCTTTGCAGTGAGAACTTGGGATCAGGTAAGGAATAGGATGCACTGGGCACTGGCAGGGGAAAGAATGGGAGCAGGATTTGCCAAAGGGCAGCCTATGACCCCCATTGCACTGGGTGCATTTCTTGTCTGCTAAAGCTCAGCTTTGTAGgcaaaacagaataaacacaGAATATGTAAGGAGCAAGTGTTGTGTGGAAAGGGAAACTTTAAGTGTAAACAGCTAGTGTTTgttatttttgagaaataatcattgttgtgcatttttttccttccctgggtATCTGCTGAGGAATGGAGGAAAACCTTTTACTGGTTGTTTGTGTGTGACTAGCAGCAAGGACTCCTGGCTGAGGGTGTCCTGCACATCTTGTTCccaaaaacattaataaatctGGTTCAGAGTGAGTGCTGACATCTCAGGTCACTCACCAGTGGGCCAGCAGTCCTGCAGACCCCAGGAAGGGTGTGTACAGGGGAAATTGGTGGCAAAAGGTGCAGCTCTTCTCCTTTGCAGGAGGAATAATGactttctctctcttccagtATTTGATCCAAGCACAGGCACTGTGTGCTTGCAACCTGATGGTTCTGACCATCGACTGCTTTGTCATCATGTTCTTGAAGCAGTGAATCGCTGCACTGTGGTAAATAGAAATGCTGTGTGGAATTCCCTTTCTTTAAATAACTCAGTCTCCTTTTAGCACAGAAAATGCTAAGAATTGGACTTTGAATTGTGAGGCAGATAAAGACAAAAACTGCCAAGGACTCTTCTCTCTGCCTTGAATGTAGCACTCACCTCCAGGGGATGGATGTATGAGTTTGCTGATAAGATTTTCAACACTCTCTGAAGATTTTTCTGGTAAAACACATAGCTGGGCCATGGTGAAACCCCTGGGACTGTTCTCCACAGCCTGCTCAGTCCTTGGCTCCCCTGCAGATGCTGTTAAAAGGCTGTTTTCCCTGTTCCATCTCTCCTCTGGGTCACTCTGGTGCTGTCTCTGGTGCTCTGCACAGTCCTGGAGCGAGCGCAGACACTGGGCATTCCCCAAGCCCCCACAGGTGGATACACCTCGCTCCAAGGCTGTGCTGGTGTTCAGAGGATGGGATGTGCTTGGGTCCAGGGCTGGCTGGTGActgagagccagcagcagcagctgcctggggcacagggacaagTCACTGGCAGGGACTCCAGTGTTTGTCTGGCACACCAAGCTGGGGAGTGCAGCACAGGTACCCACAGCAGATGGGCAGTTGTTGCAGAGATCACACTCAGACATCAGGACAAAATGTTTAAGCCTATGGGTGCTTCCTTTGCCCCATCCTTATCCTCCAGGAGCCCCTTGGAGGAACTTCCAGGGAGAGGAGGCTGGGGCCAGGCCCAGCATGTGATGCAAGGAAGGAGCAGATGTAAAAACTCTGTGTTGTGTGAGTGGGAGTGGCACAAGCTCGTTTTGGTTGTGTCCTACCCCGGTGCAGCCTCAGAACCAAGCCTGCTCTCAGCCACGAGGATTTGTCCTGCTGCCCTCCTCAGTCCCAGCAGTGTGCCTGTCTTTGCAAGGAATAGGGCAGTGGCTTTCCCATTTGAATTGGGAGGTGGGATCAGCCCCCTTACACGGGCAATGCTGTTGTGAATGCAGTGATGTTCCTCCACTTTCTGTTCACATTATAGTCAGTTCTGCCAGGACTAATAGCCTACTTTATTCTCAAATGTATTAACCAGTGCTAGGGCTCCATGGACTGCATGGGAATCCCTCAGGATGCACAGATCCTTTCATGGTGGCTCCCACATGTTGTGTGTGCACGTGGAGGGCAGAAAGGGGCTGTGTGTGGGTGTATTCTCCTGGcccaagagctgcagcagaaaaccacagggatatttttgtgaatttcctttttcttgcttgcttcatttcagttgttttttttcttttttttctttttttttttctggctgtcTTGTTGCTCTCTCCTGATTTACTGCATGTGCTCACGTGGCCTTGGAAAGGGGGGTTCTCAAAGTGTTTTgcttccaaaaggaaaagaagctggCAGGCATTCATATTTCAGTTCTTGAGTTATGTAGGTTAAAGTCTCCCAGCGGGAAAAGGGAAGATATGAGAGAGCAGATTGCTGGTGGCGATACTCACCAGATGGAAAACGGAAAAAAGGAGCACGGAATTCTAGAGCCACATCCAGACGAATGTGAGGTTTGAGAGGTAGGTTTTCTATCTGCTGTTGGAATATAATTTCCATTGATTGGATTCCATTTGTGCTGGAATGTCTTGTGCCTGCAGTAAGAGGAGGAAGGAGTAGCTCAGAGCAGATCCTGAGGCAGCAGTTGTTCATGACCAGAGGGGGGGAGTGCGTTTGTCAATGGAACCTTGTTCTCTGTAATGCAGTACAGGTAATTATGGGGTGCTCCCTCTGCTAGGAGTCAGTGAGGTGTGTAATGCTTCGTGACTAGTTCTGAGATTTCAGCTTCTGTATGTTAAAGTGAAGGGCTCAGGACATAGGAGTTAGAGGTGAAATGGGACTCCAGATCCTCTCTGAACATTTGTGTTCCCAAACAAGAAAGTTTTCATTGGGTTTAGGACCTGGTTGAATACAGAACATGGGCATATGATTAACTATTTGTGACTTTAAATACCAGCACTCTGCAGAAATTCTTCTGCTGAATTTTCATTGTTGAGacaatgtatttaaaattaattttttgtcaaTATATCCAAAGTAGTATATTGCATATTTTGCATTGAGCAAATTATAAGCTACTGTACATTAAACtgttaatacagaaaaatatgtttgaaattGTCAGTTGCCTTCTGTTTAATGAGAGACCATTACCCAAATCTGTTGGCTTGGtgaaaatttctgtaatttttaggGCTCCTTGAAAATTCTTAAATGCCTGACTGGTTCCAcaaaaacttaattaaaaattaattgcctCTTTCtagtatataaaataaaatacttagGTATGGTATCTTCTTTATTAACTTATAAAGTCTTAAAGTTTGCAAAATGTCCTGCTCAGAGTGCAGACACAAGCTGTTGAAATGCAACAGAGACAGACCTTTCAATTAACTCTCTTATTTTAGGTGTTTCATAGCTACATTTTCACCTACTGAAGTCCAGTCCTGATATTTCTAAATGAATGGCACATTGTACTGTTAAATCCAGTGCCTGCAAGGACTGAGTTTATTGCTTGTGTCTGTATTGGAATTCTCTCTTTTAGTGTTCTGATTAAAGCTGTCATGAGGGAAGGAGATGCAGATATGTTTCAGAAGGACACTGACAGTGAATGACATTTTGCAAAGACTCTTCAGCGTTTTTGTGTCCAGCcctgtgaattaaaaaaaaaaatgaataaaaaattcaCAGCTTGCTTTCCTAATAGTCCTGTTAAAAGGCTGCTTTCATGCCTGGGGAGCCCCAGGAGACCCTCAGGTGTGACCTACCTGATCTCCACTCTTGACTGCTGcctttttatattattttaactgCTCAGAGTGCTGGAAATAGCatgagaaaactgagaaaaggaTCATGAGGAGCTTCAGCGTGGCCTTTGGGTCACAGAAGTTCCCAAAgcatctccagctcctgagTCCATaatccttctgctctgctggccacAGAAAGCACCATCTGTAATCACAGATAAACCCCAGCTGCTCTCTTCTCTGCCAGGCTAATTAAAAAGTGCTGTGACCTCCCTAGGGCTAATTGTGTCCTGTCAGTGGGATGGAGGTAAGGAGTTCAGCAGGGCTGCCTGGTATTTCAGCACTCAGCTTATTGATACAACTTcaagtggtttttattttattgtgtctGTGTGATTTCAGAGCTGAGACAGCTGCAGAATGCACATCTAACACACAGTTTCTGATCTGCAGGTGAGCGATGTGATAGGAAAGTGCTGCCAGCCCATGAATTTCCTGAAGAAACTCCCTTTCCACCAGCACCATCATGCAGAACAACTACTCCCTGGTTGTCACCACCAGGGAAAGTCTCACAGTCCTATCTACAGCCCTGACAAACTCATCAGCTGCATCGGACTCATCCCCTCTCTGCCCTCTTACCTCTTCAGATTATCAGTTTTCACTAATTCCAGCCCTCTTCTCTGCGGTTTTTGTTCTTGGATTGGTTGGCAACagtgtggtggtggtggtgctcTGTCGTCACACTGGCCCCAAGACAGTTGCTAATATCTACATTTTCAACCTGGCCATGGCTGACCTGCTGTGCCTGGCCACCCTCCCTTTCTGGGCCACCTACTACGCACAGGGATACAACTGGCTCTTTGGGTCTCTCATGTGCAAGATCTCCAGTTCTGTCCTCTGTCTCAATATgtttgcaagtatttttttcatcacaTGCATGAGCGTGGACCGGTACCACGCCATTGTCCATCCTATTCACTCCCAGAGGAGAACTCCACAACAAGCTTATTTTGTGGCATTGGTTGTGTGGGGCCTCGCCTGTTTGTCCTCCCTCCCAACTTTTTATTTCCGAGACACTTACTATGTTGAAAGCTTGGAGGTCAATGCTTGCATTATGGCCTTTCCTTATGAGAACTATGCAAAATGGTCCGTGGCAACTGCCTTCCTGAAGAACACCCTGGGCTTCTTCATCCCCTTGGCAGTGATCACCACCTGCTACATCTGGATCAGGAGGCACCTGCTTAAAGCGCAGGAGTTTGGGAAAAGCAGGCAGAAGAGGGACAAAGTCCTCAAGCTGGTGGCTGCTGTTGTCATGgccttcctgctttcctggctgCCGTTCCACGTTTTGACGTTTTTGAACGCTCTGTCTCACATGGACATCATTAACAGCTGTGAGGTGATGGGGGTCATCGACACGGCGCTGCCCTTCGGCATCTGCATGGCCTTCGCCAACAGCTGCATCAACCCCCTGCTCTACTGCTTCATCGGCAACCAGTTCCAGGAGAAGCTCCACCGCCTGTTCAAGAGGAGAGTTTATCAGTTCAACAGCCATCGGGAAAGCTCCTCTGCGAGGAAGGGCAGCTGCTTCAGAGATGCTGAAACCCCCATGGGCAAAGAAGGGGAACCTGAGTCTTTCCTGTAGGCACTGGGCATGACGTGGTGTGGTGCCAGTGCAGCTGGATGTCCCTGCAGTGGTGACgttcctctctcctcctccctttgTTTTGTGCCCATCATTCACCACCTGTTTGAAGAAGGATCTGTTTTTGTCATACATGGAGATTtattcctccttccttttcacAACAAGAGCTCAATTTTTACACAGAGGGATGGTTCTGACAAATAACTATATTGATGGCATCTTAAATATCAGTTTTTTGTGTGGCTGAGATCAGGCGAGTGTTAAGCGTAACACACGAAGTCTAAATATACTGAAGGACCATTACACCATAGCTATTTAATATAATTACATAGGTGCTGAGTATTACACCCTAAActgattttctaaaatatattctCACTAGAGAATGTGTAAATAAAGCAGTGCAGATACTTCTGTACCTAcctgtaagaaaatattttgacattcattttgtatattttaatttttttaaataaatggcTAGAGATGTATGCAAAATGCATCAAATATGCTTCCAGCTTGCTTCAGCCTGGGATCCTGAGAATGTGTGGAGACATGGTTCTGCAGACTGCTGAAGGTGGGAGGGTATTTGTGTGGGAAAGTAAAACCACAAAGTGCACATTTTTATACCTTTCCCATAGCAGGTAACATGTCCCCAGTCCCTTTCTTTGATTCTGTGTGGTCACTTGTGacaaaaatgctgcaggaagTGAACATGCAGTGTCCCACTGCTACGTGGGCATGCTGAGCCCCACACACTGTCCAGCAGCCTTCGTGGCAAGGACTTGCTGGTTGTGTGgaccttttccattttaaatgtaaattactAATGTAAATTTGGAGTACTGCATACAGAAAATCCTGAGTGACTCTGTTTTGTCACCCAGAAACAAAACCATGGTGTGAGTTTACTCATTTTAACTAAGAGAATGAATTAGAAAAAAGGCATTTCGGAAATACTGATTCTATTTTGAGGTTGCTCTTGatgtttatttgaaattttattttgctggagAGATACTGGTCCTCTTGGACCCTTTGATAGGCTCAGTCTAAAAGAGGGGTCTGTTAGCACCTTTTACCATTCTCTACAGGTTTTCCCCAGTTTGAGTGACCAAAAGATCACTGTTTTCAGGGAATTGTCTCTGATGAGTTACTCTTGAGGCTTGCATTCACGGTTTTGATCCAGGGGTCAAGCCAGCCTCCCTGGAAGTCCCCACTGGCTGGAAGCCCTGGGAACCTGGTGCAGGTTCACTTCTCTGGTAGGGCAGGGGTAAGTTTCTTCACTGGATTATACAAGAAATGTGCCAGTCTCAGAGGGATGTGAGATGAAAAGTTTAAGCAGAACTTGGCAGAACAGGGCCTGACCATAAGTAACCCCCTCTCCCTGTCCTACTCTGGTGTTCTGCAGTGAGGCATGTGCCTGGAGAGATGCTTATCCCTGAAAGTGGCAGAGCTACTAATGCAGCTCCCCTGGAATGTTTTTGTTGAAAATGTTCCGAGGAGCTAATAGTGTCTGGGGCGTTGGATATTTCTGGAAGGACAAACTGTTAATTGCTTAGCAATGAGGACAGCAACGCAGTTGTGctacagcaaaacaaaccagcacACTTAGAAAATCACCAGGTGTTCAAGGCAGCAAACTCAGAGCGGTAATAAGAGGTTGTGGAAGCTTTGTACCTTTGCTGCAATACAGGTCAGTAATGAACACAAGTGGGGCACTAATTGACGTCTTTGGAGGctcaaaacaaaacctgcacaTTCTGACCTCCATGGTACCCGTGCTGCAGCTGTACCTGTCCTGAGAGGAGGCACAGGCTGCACATTCTCTTCATGGCAGGTTGGACCAGGTTTAACAAGGATTGTGCCTTTTGCCTTGGTGTGCAGACTTAGGCTGATATCCAGTTGGAATCTGAAATCCAGTTGCATTTACAGCAGTGagagcctggagaaaatgaaaataaagttttcccAATGCAGCATCTCCCGCTGCTGTGGGACAAATTCATGTTtggctgctggagggcaggaattGATAACCACCTACAGGGGCTGAGGCAAGCTGCACCCAGTATCGCTTTCCTAGAagcagggaaacaaaaaaagagtattAAATGAGAGGTGAACTGAGAGGGGaggaaaattctttctttcaaaatgcagtttcaaAAGAGGTCTACCCTGAAGGTCATATTCTGCAAGAGTGACAAACTGAGTGACCCCAGTgtgacatttttgtttgctaGATCTGCCTTGTACCTCTAATAGGTCATGAATTTGGGCAGTGTGGTTAAACAAACATCCCAAAAACTCTGTCTCAAGAGGGAGGAAACAGGGGAGGTGCTTTATCAaggattttgctttatttttagagcAAACTGATTAATGTTGAGGTCTAAGAATTTCTTCCATCATACTCAAGTTCTCATGAAATTTTTGAGGGACTTTTAACAGTAAATGTGTGTGTGGGAGGGATTTCACAGTTTCTgcatattgtttttattttttcgTGATTTTCAGCAAAAAGAATGTGGATGGAAATTTAatcaggtttctttttcttgcaatttagaagcttctttcttcctttcaagagaaaattttgCTGATATTTGGAAACTATTCTGATAGTTGAACAGGGCTGCAACTTCTGCCAGTCTGATCCCAATGTGTCTCCCACCCTGGTTCTTTGCACGCCCTGTGTTGCCTTAAGGTCTCCTAAAAAATGCAGACCCCTGTGCAAGGCAGCAGTCCTGCAGCCTTTTTGTGAGTTGTGCAAGCCTGGGACCTGCTCAGGTCAGCCTGGCCATCCCACAGCACCCACCTGGACTTTGGGACACTACAGCCATTGGCACAGCTTTGGCAGGGACTTTGGGAGTCCTTTTGGGAGAGCGTGTGGTCACTTCAGGTCACCACTCTGCAAGTGCAGAAAGATGAATTTATGAGCAACCACTGGGTTTTTGCTCTTCTGTGGTGCAGCAACGTCTTTGGAGAGGAAAGCTTGCTGTGGAAGGGGTGTTTTGTGATGTACCATAGGATATTCTGATGTGTTTGGAGAGGGGAATGCCATGGAGCACTTCTGGACCTGTCAGACGGTCTTTCCCCAAAGAGAGATAGAAGGGATGGTTTCCTACATGGGTCAGTCTGTCTCTGATGTATTTGCTCAGCAAAACTTGTTTGTGGCTTCCTTTTTTAGCTCTAGTTGATTGCTCTCAGCTTAAATGATTGCTCAGACTCAGACTTTGAGCATCCTGTGTGTATCCCTGAGCTGACTTGACTACACAACTTCAATGTCCACAGCAGAGAAAGCCACtggctttttttattatgaGCTAGTGCTGGGTGGTGAGCTGAATGTTTTGTTTATGTAAGATATACAATAAGAAATGTTTGGTACAGCATGTTCTCCCTGAGAAGTCAACACAGCCTGGATCTTGTGCTGGCACCCACTCAGCACACTTGTCCCTGTTCCTGCCAGATTCTGAGCAGGAATATCATCTTGCCACTCTGCAGCCGACAGCCACAGCGTGGCTTCCCTTCACAACAGCTCTCCTTGTGCTGGCTGAGGGGTGAGGAGGTGCCACGGAGCAACTGAACTGCTCGTGTTTCCCTATGAAAATGAGGCCTTTGGGATATTCTGCATGGTCCTGGCAGGAATGCAGGAACCCTGAAGTGTGGGGATTGAGGTGGTCTGGAAGCCTTTGCTCCAAGGCTGGCAGCCTTGCTGATCTCACCTGAAATCTCCTT from Parus major isolate Abel chromosome 4A, Parus_major1.1, whole genome shotgun sequence encodes:
- the AGTR2 gene encoding type-2 angiotensin II receptor, with the translated sequence MQNNYSLVVTTRESLTVLSTALTNSSAASDSSPLCPLTSSDYQFSLIPALFSAVFVLGLVGNSVVVVVLCRHTGPKTVANIYIFNLAMADLLCLATLPFWATYYAQGYNWLFGSLMCKISSSVLCLNMFASIFFITCMSVDRYHAIVHPIHSQRRTPQQAYFVALVVWGLACLSSLPTFYFRDTYYVESLEVNACIMAFPYENYAKWSVATAFLKNTLGFFIPLAVITTCYIWIRRHLLKAQEFGKSRQKRDKVLKLVAAVVMAFLLSWLPFHVLTFLNALSHMDIINSCEVMGVIDTALPFGICMAFANSCINPLLYCFIGNQFQEKLHRLFKRRVYQFNSHRESSSARKGSCFRDAETPMGKEGEPESFL